GCATGTCGAAGCATTGATATTTGATGGAAGAACTGCCGGCGTTGATGGTGAGTATTACAGGCATGGTTGGTCCGCTATCTGTGGCTCCACGTAAGGGATTCATCGCTGTTCGCCTTCAGCCAGGTACGTAGAGGTACGTCCTCTTCTGAAGGTAGATAGTAGCCCGCCTGTTTGGTTGTCGCTCCGAGGAGTTGTCGGCGAATCGGGTCCAGATGCTCGAAGAGATGGTCAACTTCCATGATGCACTTGGGCCGGATCCAGCGATATGCATAGCCGTAGAAGAGGACTTTTCTCGGTCTATTTAAGTAGTTGGGACTCGAGGCGTGCCACAGTCGCCGGTCGAACAGGACGGCCGACCCGGCGTTGACCCGTATGGGCATGCCGTTGATGGGCATTTCGTCATCGGAATAGGTGAGTTGCTTGTTTGCCTGCTGCCTTGGCGCAATATAGAAGTTCGCTACGCCGACATCGGTGGTGTCGGTCAGGAAGAAGGCAACCTTCAGCGACAACATAGGATTCACCGGAAGTCCCTCCATGTCGAGGTCGCCAT
This genomic stretch from Gemmatimonadota bacterium harbors:
- a CDS encoding phytanoyl-CoA dioxygenase family protein; this encodes MDRSCLDYRLTDEERQQFQRDGYFVIENALDEEMLETAIAAVDRIDARIRQKEGMNPAQRVNAHDCIGKDASLLDLIDYPTTFPKVWGLMGWNIYLFHTQMVTTPPTSKPPPTSKKLGWHQDQNQSNGDLDMEGLPVNPMLSLKVAFFLTDTTDVGVANFYIAPRQQANKQLTYSDDEMPINGMPIRVNAGSAVLFDRRLWHASSPNYLNRPRKVLFYGYAYRWIRPKCIMEVDHLFEHLDPIRRQLLGATTKQAGYYLPSEEDVPLRTWLKANSDESLTWSHR